The nucleotide sequence AAAAGTATTATAAATTGGATGTTCGATTTAATAGAAAAGCGAATGGTTATTTCTTTTGTTACCCAGATGGTTATTTCGAATAATCTGGGTGTAGTGTGTGTGATCAGTTGCAAGTATTTTAATATGGATGTTCGATTCAATAGGATAGCGGATTGTTATTTTTATTGGTACCCAGATGGTTATTCGTTATAGTCTTGGTGTAGAGTATGTGGCCAGTTACAAGTAATAAAGGCTGGATGTTCGATTCTATAGGCTAACAGATGGTTATCTCTATTGTCACTCAAATGGTTATTTAGAAGAGTCTTGGTGTAGTGTGTAAATAGTAACAAATAATAGAGGCGGGATGTTCGATTCCATATGATAGcgaatggttatttttattggtacCCGAATGGTTATTCTTAACTAATAGCTTTTATGCTTCGCTAATATCTTGAAACAGAATCAAAGTAGTTAGAGAACTAAAAATGTTATTCACCATGGAAATTTATCCTTTCTGTTGTAACAAAATTCCACCACGAAAACACGTAAAcaatgtgaaaaatatatttgTGGTTTTAAGACTAAGGTCCAATTTGGGTTAACAACTTAAATAAGCTCTTTTGGAAAAAGAGTTTAAAGTagaaggacttttattaatagcaacttataaataagttattttgtgttgatttttagttataaaagtacttattttaaagttgtagtgtttggataaataactcaaaaaatacaattttttaaagagaatgaatattaaaattcTAATTCACAATAATCTTGATGGCAATGCAAAAGAAATTATTGTATAGTTAGTATTTGTTATTTTATTGTGcatgatatggtaggtgaaaataaaaaatgaatatgAAATGTGTCAATATATATTTTGTTGCTATTTTTTAGCTTTTTTTATTGTgacttttcataatttaaaagtaaaaaaaaaatagcttCTGTTACTTTCCAAACGGGCTCTAGGTACATCTATTGCTTTCTCTGATTCCGGTTCTTCCTCACAAGTTCATCAATGTCCTAGTGCTTGGTGCTGTGAGAGGTGATTTAACctcctttttcttatttctttgtaCGGTTGTGGCATACATGTTCTTCATTTCAGTCCAACAAAGTTCGCACAttttcaatggatcaattgtgtTCTCCCATGATAATATCCTCCATAATCTCCACTCTCATTGTCCGAAGCATATCTGTATAGTATTTTCATTGTGAGGGTGATGAAAAAACACAAACGAATAAGACAAACTGAATTTCAGAATCATATACACAAATTTTTTTTGCCATAAAATTCAGAACCGAAGTAATACGTCACGAGTTACTTTAACACAAAAGTCCGTCTCAGAATTGCATCAAAATGTCTTACAAAATCAAACATCCCTAACAAATATCATTTCAAATTAACTCAAATGAAATACAAATACATAAAAATTAAGACTGCTGGAATATTGTTAATCAACTCAAACCGATTTCATacctaaaataaaattaaaaatggcCCTTTGTTATTTTCTTGAAATATATTccgaactaaaaaaattaaataactaacatTTACTTTACCATGGATTaatgttaattaattttatattcagAATGATCTTAATATATCTTATTCAAAATAGAACATCCATGGtcaaccaagtaacaaaataagATAGTAATTATGTATAGAAAATGCATATTACACTATTAACTGTTATTAAAAAGATATCAAATAACCCCAAACCAGTTCAAAAACTTTATATACAGGCAGGTTTTGTAACATTAGAAGAACACAAGCGAATAATTGCCCATTGAATTCTagaaccataaacccaaaatttTTTCTTCCATAGTTACTTCAACACAAAAGTCCATCtcaaaattgcatgaaagtatcTTACAAATCCAAACATGATATCATTTCAAATTAACTCAAATGAAATACAAATACATAAAATTAGGACTGGTGAAATATTAATAATCAACTCAAACCGATttcataactaaaataaaattaaaaaaatttcctTTGACATTTTATTGAAATATATTTTAAACccaaaaaattaaacaattaacaTTTATTTTATCatgaattaatattaattaattctgTATTCAGAATGATCAGGACAGGAGGACCGTCGGCTGTGAGGAGAATAATTATGATGTTAGTAATTagaataattaaaattagaatttgaGTGAGGGGAGGTGGGGGACGAGGTGAACTGAGTTATTAGTGTAATTGGACTAATTTTTAAGACCCATTATTCATGTTGTTCAACAAAGTCATTGTCTACCTAGTATTCCTCTTAAAAAATTAATGTTAACATTGTCAACTCTTGTTCAGCAATCCAAGATCTTCATGACTCCCACCACGTTCATACAGAACTGGCCCCCCAACTAAGAAAATCACAcataaacaaacaaataaatcatTAAATGTCCCTTTGAGAAGTTGGATCGTGACCAaaagacaaataaataaatatcaaagTCAAGTGTCACATTGAATATTGAAGCTGGCATTGTTCAATTTTATGTTCCCAAATGAACACACTATATATTATTAGCTCATACTATATAGTATAGTAACAGTTCCATTGTTCATAACTTCATATTGATTCCTTacaatttgaaagaaaaaaaatgggacTAGGAAGAAGCAGGCCACGACTGAGGTTGCGAGGTTTGTGCTTTGGTAACGCGACCCCTCACGtaagagcttcttcttcttctagagCAGAGTTTTCGAGCAACGATGTGCATGAATCTTCTAGAGACAAGGCTGATGAAAGTGGTGTTGAAACTGGCGGCAACAACCAGGTTATGGTGGTTATGGATTCTAGCTTTGAAGCTAAGGGTGCTCTAGATTGGGCACTCTCTCGCACTATTCAGAGACAAGACAATGTTGTTCTTGTTCATGTAGCCAAACCCACTAGTAGAGAAGGTGAGAATCACAAATGTTATTATATATTTACAAAGATTCCATTATGTGTTATTGCGAATTATGAGTTTTCTTAAGTATGAAGTAATAGATTTATATCTATGCTAATAATATAGATAATTCTAACCGTCCTGCCAACAACATACTAATTAGATCTTATTTATTTACAAATAATCAAACATTTAATTCAAtaataaaatacaacaatccaaaaTTATCCAATTATTTCAGCAATATTAAAGAatgtaaaataagataattttaatatgttttgaattaattttttattttcttctaaatatttttttattcagttATATGTTATGatatcaaaaaaaatattttacccaATCATCTAATATTAATGAAATATTAAATTAATCTCTTATCTTAGACATACATAAGATAATGAGTTTTCTTAAGTAGTTACAAGTAATGGATTTATATCCATgccaatatataatattattacactttttttgtttctttttattgattTGATGATTTGATAGACAGATTCTAATGAAAGAAAGTTTAATTTAAAGGCTTATCAACTTCtgcttaaaataaaaaacatacgCGAAATAAAGAAACCCGGagtaaatttcaaattaaaaagtaATTTCATTGATTCCTAGGAAATGGAACATTGTTCTGCTTATGTAACATGTATTCCTCTTCTTGAGGTGCAAGTAAGTGTAGTAatgcttgaagaagaagaaaagggcgCTGGAtcctctctattttttttaacacttgaaagaataaagtgtgatctctcacctttaattttataagtgggactaAAATTAAATAGAAGAGAAAAAACAATGAAAAGTGAGATTCTACACTAGAtactatctattttttttttcacttgagAGGATCCACTCCCCTACCATAATGCAAGAAGCGAAGCAACAAAGCGTGTCGCTGTTGGTCCTCGGACAAAGGAAGCGATCATTAATGCGGTAGCTGATGGCGAAGAGGAGGCTGCGGATGAGGACGAGATTGAGGTTGTTGAGTATTGCTTGAAGCAGAACTCACCTTGCATGACCATTGCTGTGAGAAGGAAGATTAAGAAACTTGGAGGCTATTTAATTTCTACTAGGGGTGCACAGATTTGGTCCGGCCCGGTCTCGAatactttaggggctaatttggtgtgatttcatcgggtttagggctaggtaagggtctcaaaaatagacctggtcattatttcgggtcggatcCGGGCCAtaactcgggtcacccgaagtcggcccggtggcccagtcatcatacacaattaatattttgtgttattagtgatggataatgactattcttatgtggaatttaagtattgtaaaccttaatattttgttttattagtcattataagactataagttaatgttttatgtttagaatgcataagactttaaactaatgcataatattgtgttatttgtattatttaaatatttggtattattagacaatattagtattgattgtggttttgctttagtattgattgtggttatgctttaattttaaagaaagattggttcttgttatatttttctaagtgaattttaccatgttaaataatagttggagtcttgaaaatttggatatttttacatgctagcttacaagaaggtatcaatgtaatgtaatgttaacggcccggttttcacccggtataattgtggcccgaaagtgtattggtttcatcgggtctagggttgggttcaggtctaataaatagacccgatgtatatttcgggtcgggtctgggtcacatcaaacctggctttacccggcccatgtgcacccctaattTCTACCAAACGCCATAAAAATTTTTGGCTTTTggcttaaataaaataaaatttaatttgagaAAGTATGatgagccaatggaatatttgtacaatatgtacaataaaggtttatggagtattagaaatataaccattagtgttaccttttcctatcagctgaaacttttgggatgagtggtatcatgacatggtattagagcgtcAGTTTAAGTTTTTGGGAAATGTTTATTATtcctagtactcggatggttattctagatagtatggatgatgttcattttgtaactcaataacctattgtacacattgtacaaatagtccattatctccctagcgggatccatttaattttaatacattgtGCGTAAAGTAATTTTACACATACATCTAATTACGTAATACATAGTAATAATAATTACCTTTTGCATTGACCACGTAAATGTCTAAATGGTtatctaaaataataaatataattgcACCAGTATAAAAACGTTTTACAATGtcaatgtattaaaattaaactcaataaaataatatatatatatatatatNNNNNNNNNNNNNNNNNNNNNNNNNNNNNNNNNNNNNNNNNNNNNNNNNNNNNNNNNNNNNNNNNNNNNNNNNNNNNNNNNNNNNNNNNNNNNNNNNNNNNNNNNNNNNNNNNNNNNNNNNNNNNNNNNNNNNNNNNNNNNNNNNNNNNNNNNNNNNNNNNNNNNNNNNNNNNNNNNNNNNNNNNNNNNNNNNNNNNNNNNNNNNNNNNNNNNNNNNNNNNNNNNNNNNNNNNNNNNNNNNNNNNNNNNNNNNNNNNNNNNNNNNNNNNNNNNNNNNNNNNNNNNNNNNNNNNNNNNNNNNNNNNNNNNNNNNNNNNNNNNNNNNNNNNNNNNNNNNNNNNNNNNNNNNNNNNNNNNNNNNNNNNNNNNNNNNNNNNNNNNNNNNNNNNNNNNNNNNNNNNNNNNNNNNNNNNNNNNNNNNNNNNNNNNNNNNNNNNNNNNNNNNNNNNNNNNNNNNNNNNNNNNNNNNNNNNNNNNNNNNNNNNNNNNNNNNNNNNNNNNNNNNNNNNNNNNNNNNNNNNNNNNNNNNNNNNNNNNNNNNNNNNNNNNNNNNNNNNNNNNNNNNNNNNNNNNNNNNNNNNNNNNNNNNNNNNNNNNNNNNNNNNNNNNNNNNNNNNNNNNNNNNNNNNNNNNNNNNNNNNNNNNNNNNNNNNNNNNNNNNNNNNNNNNNNNNNNNNNNNNNNNNNNNNNNNNNNNNNNNNNNNNNNNNNNNNNNNNNNNNNNNNNNNNNNNNNNNNNNNNNNNNNNNNNNNNNNNNNNNNNNNNNNNNNNNNNNNNNNNNNNNNNNNNNNNNNNNNNNNNNNNNNNNNNNNNNNNNNNNNNNNNNNNNNNNNNNNNNNNNNNNNNNNNNNNNNNNNNNNNNNNNNNNNNNNNNNNNNNNNNNNNNNNNNNNNNNNNNNNNNNNNNNNNNNNNNNNNNNNNNNNNNNNNNNNNNNNNNNNNNNNNNNNNNNNNNNNNNNNNNNNNNNNNNNNNNNNNNNNNNNNNNNNNNNNNNNNNNNNNNNNNNNNNNNNNNNNNNNNNNNNNNNNNNNNNNNNNNNNNNNNNNNNNNNNNNNNNNNNNNNNNNNNNNNNNNNNNNNNNNNNNNNNNNNNNNNNNNNNNNNNNNNNNNNNNNNNNNNNNNNNNNNNNNNNNNNNNNNNNNNNNNNNNNNNNNNNNNNNNNNNNNNNNNNNNNNNNNNNNNNNNNNNNNNNNNNNNNNNNNNNNNNNNNNNNNNNNNNNNNNNNNNNNNNNNNNNNNNNNNNNNNNNNNNNNNNNNNNNNNNNNNNNNNNNNNNNNNNNNNNNNNNNNNNNNNNNNNNNNNNNNNNNNNNNNNNNNNNNNNNNNNNNNNNNNNNNNNNNNNNNNNNNNNNNNNNNNNNNNNNNNNNNNNNNNNNNNNNNNNNNNNNNNNNNNNNNNNNNNNNNNNNNNNNNNNNNNNNNNNNNNNNNNNNNNNNNNNNNNNNNNNNNNNNNNNNNNNNNNNNNNNNNNNNNNNNNNNNNNNNNNNNNNNNNNNNNNNNNNNNNNNNNNNNNNNNNNNNNNNNNNNNNNNNNNNNNNNNNNNNNNNNNNNNNNNNNNNNNNNNNNNNNNNNNNNNNNNNNNNNNNNNNNNNNNNNNNNNNNNNNNNNNNNNNNNNNNNNNNNNNNNNNNNNNNNNNNNNNNNNNNNNNNNNNNNNNNNNNNNNNNNNNNNNNNNNNNNNNNNNNNNNNNNNNNNNNNNNNNNNNNNNNNNNNNNNNNNNNNNNNNNNNNNNNNNNNNNNNNNNNNNNNNNNNNNNNNNNNNNNNNNNNNNNNNNNNNNNNNNNNNNNNNNNNNNNNNNNNNNNNNNNNNNNNNNNNNNNNNNNNNNNNNNNNNNNNNNNNNNNNNNNNNNNNNNNNNNNNNNNNNNNNNNNNNNNNNNNNNNNNNNNNNNNNNNNNNNNNNNNNNNNNNNNNNNNNNNNNNNNNNNNNNNNNNNNNNNNNNNNNNNNNNNNNNNNNNNNNNNNNNNNNNNNNNNNNNNNNNNNNNNNNNNNNNNNNNNNNNNNNNNNNNNNNNNNNNNNNNNNNNNNNNNNNNNNNNNNNNNNNNNNNNNNNNNNNNNNNNNNNNNNNNNNNNNNNNNNNNNNNNNNNNNNNNNNNNNNNNNNNNNNNNNNNNNNNNNNNNNNNNNNNNNNNNNNNNNNNNNNNNNNNNNNNNNNNNNNNNNNNNNNNNNNNNNNNNNNNNNNNNNNNNNNNNNNNNNNNNNNNNNNNNNNNNNNNNNNNNNNNNNNNNNNNNNNNNNNNNNNNNNNNNNNNNNNNNNNNNNNNNNNNNNNNNNNNNNNNNNNNNNNNNNNNNNNNNNNNNNNNNNNNNNNNNNNNNNNNNNNNNNNNNNNNNNNNNNNNNNNNNNNNNNNNNNNNNNNNNNNNNNNNNNNNNNNNNNNNNNNNNNNNNNNNNNNNNNNNNNNNNNNNNNNNNNNNNNNNNNNNNNNNNNNNNNNNNNNNNNNNNNNNNNNNNNNNNNNNNNNNNNNNNNNNNNNNNNNNNNNNNNNNNNNNNNNNNNNNNNNNNNNNNNNNNNNNNNNNNNNNNNNNNNNNNNNNNNNNNNNNNNNNNNNNNNNNNNNNNNNNNNNNNNNNNNNNNNNNNNNNNNNNNNNNNNNNNNNNNNNNNNNNNNNNNNNNNNNNNNNNNNNNNNNNNNNNNNNNNNNNNNNNNNNNNNNNNNNNNNNNNNNNNNNNNNNNNNNNNNNNNNNNNNNNNNNNNNNNNNNNNNNNNNNNNNNNNNNNNNNNNNNNNNNNNNNNNNNNNNNNNNNNNNNNNNNNNNNNNNNNNNNNNNNNNNNNNNNNNNNNNNNNNNNNNNNNNNNNNNNNNNNNNNNNNNNGATTATTAAGATTATTAATGAAACATGTTACTTGATGTGTAAGATTCAGGCATTAAATGAATGAAAATTGAAAAGGTGCGAGGGAAATTAACTTGGTAGGCTAATGAAAAACAGTTTTCAGTATTATTTGTGCTTTGTTGGTGAAATAAGAATAGTTAATTAATGTGATTATTAATGAAACATGTTACTTGATGTGTAAGATTCAGGCATTAAATGAATGAAAATTGAAAAGGTGCGAGGGAAATTAACTTGGTAGGCTAATGAAAAACAGTTTTCAGTATTATTTGTGCTTTGTTCTGTAAAATGGTGAAATAAGAGGAATTTGTTTGTCAAAATAAGAGCTACACGCCTACACCAAAATCTAATATTCATAAAGTAAATATTAATATAGTAGAATAAATTAAatgtttaaaaattattttttgtaatatAAGTTTGATGAAGATGTATTTAAAGATGAGAGATCAGATTtgagtaattattaaaaaataaactttTTCAAATCTCATTTATTGAACTAAATCAGTTAATTAGCATaagggagtggatcctctccaacGAAAAAAAATTAGATAATATTCAGTGTAGAATCTCATTTTTCATTGTTCTCTCTCCTATTTAAAGATGAGAGATCACACTtgagtaattattaaaaaataaactttTTCAAATCTCATTTATTGAACTAAATCAGTTAATTAGCATaagggagtggatcctctccagtaaaaaaaaattgataatattCAGTGTAGAATCTCATTTTTCATTGTTCTCTCTCCTATTTAAagatgagagatcacactttattctctcaaatattaaaaaaaatgaaaaggatCCATTTCCACCAGCATACACactatttttcttttcctaaaaattCAGTTGAGTTCATTTTTAGTTTCTTAATCTAAAATCTCACATTGTAATTTACCATTATTTGTCGGTCTTTAACTCTTATTCTCCGACTCCATCTTACTGTCACTAAAATCCTCATCATAGAAGAACAGATCAACATTTTCCAATCAGCTTTTTCAAAATCTCAGATTGCAACAATCCTCACTCACTCCGAATGCAGCAACTGCATGTTACGTAGATTCTTTTTGTCTTCACTTCACAAGCACTCAACAAAGGGGGCCCCTTTAATTATTGGCACCATCAATCACAAGCTCCCTTGCTATTAGTGCCTCAAAAGGATCGATTTTTATGGATTCTCGATCGAATCGAACACATGAGTCGCTCTGAATCCTCGATTCGGCTCT is from Arachis ipaensis cultivar K30076 chromosome B01, Araip1.1, whole genome shotgun sequence and encodes:
- the LOC107619355 gene encoding uncharacterized protein LOC107619355; this translates as MGLGRSRPRLRLRGLCFGNATPHVRASSSSRAEFSSNDVHESSRDKADESGVETGGNNQVMVVMDSSFEAKGALDWALSRTIQRQDNVVLVHVAKPTSREGENHKCYYIFTKIPLCVIANYEFS